One window from the genome of Spirosoma rhododendri encodes:
- the ftsA gene encoding cell division protein FtsA: MATSVGESVVVGLDIGSTKVCAVAGRLVRNNKNQETLEVLGVGRTRMNDGVAKGSVVNVNNAVSAIHQVIDEVASQINMPIDRVNVSFNGSHVVSVKSTGNITRSSAGDEIQKEDIDHLLNDMYRTAIPADKEIIHVLPMDFTVDSEVNIDQPVGRNGVKLGADFQIITAQANAARNVRKCVVRNELTLDTMMLSVLASGLSVLTEEEKYAGVALIDIGGGTTQMAIYYRNVLRHVAVFPWAGNSLTSDIQLGCKIMPEQAEQLKKKFGSAVPADFNLNQVVAVPGLSNKKPKDVLIKNVAIIIEDRLREIAAMVQAEILRSGYEGKLLGGLVLTGGTAMISGIEPIFGRVTGAEEVRVGYPEHLEPNGRADLVGDPAYATAVGLVWAGYKTLDRRISFISDPVRAKYNERPTVERRPTPEPVVEKPEQMLPPEPERPQGEGFFDRLLKTLFPPKGSPTDTYE, encoded by the coding sequence ATGGCGACGAGCGTTGGAGAGAGTGTCGTAGTGGGTCTGGATATCGGCAGTACGAAAGTATGTGCCGTAGCCGGACGATTGGTACGCAACAATAAAAATCAGGAGACACTGGAAGTATTGGGCGTCGGTCGGACGCGTATGAATGATGGTGTTGCGAAAGGATCGGTTGTAAACGTCAACAACGCCGTTAGTGCCATTCATCAGGTCATCGACGAGGTAGCCAGTCAGATCAACATGCCGATCGACCGGGTAAACGTAAGTTTCAACGGGTCGCACGTGGTGTCGGTTAAGTCGACGGGTAATATCACCCGCTCATCAGCTGGCGACGAAATTCAGAAGGAAGATATCGATCACCTGCTGAACGATATGTACCGCACCGCTATTCCGGCCGATAAGGAAATTATCCACGTACTACCGATGGATTTTACGGTCGATAGTGAGGTGAACATCGATCAGCCCGTTGGGCGGAATGGGGTTAAGTTGGGCGCTGACTTTCAGATTATTACCGCTCAGGCTAATGCCGCCCGGAACGTGCGGAAGTGCGTTGTGCGCAATGAACTGACGCTCGATACAATGATGCTGTCGGTGCTGGCGTCGGGATTGTCGGTACTGACGGAAGAAGAGAAGTACGCAGGTGTTGCCCTGATCGATATCGGCGGAGGCACAACCCAAATGGCCATCTACTACCGCAATGTGCTGCGGCACGTAGCGGTGTTCCCGTGGGCGGGAAACAGCCTGACGTCTGATATTCAGCTTGGTTGCAAAATCATGCCCGAGCAGGCCGAACAGCTTAAGAAGAAATTTGGTAGTGCAGTACCCGCCGATTTCAACCTGAATCAGGTTGTGGCGGTGCCGGGATTGAGCAATAAAAAGCCCAAAGACGTACTAATCAAGAACGTCGCGATCATCATTGAAGATCGGCTTCGCGAAATTGCGGCTATGGTACAGGCCGAAATTCTGCGGTCGGGCTACGAAGGAAAGCTGCTGGGCGGACTGGTACTAACGGGCGGTACGGCCATGATTTCGGGTATAGAGCCGATCTTCGGCCGCGTAACCGGTGCCGAAGAGGTGCGTGTGGGCTACCCTGAACACCTGGAGCCCAACGGTCGGGCCGACCTCGTGGGTGATCCGGCCTACGCTACGGCGGTCGGGCTGGTGTGGGCGGGGTACAAAACGCTCGACCGGCGCATCTCATTTATCAGCGATCCCGTCCGGGCCAAGTACAACGAACGCCCCACTGTTGAGCGACGCCCGACACCGGAGCCAGTTGTTGAAAAACCCGAGCAAATGCTGCCACCCGAGCCCGAGCGGCCGCAGGGAGAGGGGTTCTTCGATCGGCTTTTGAAGACGCTGTTTCCACCGAAAGGCAGCCCTACCGATACCTACGAATAA
- the ftsZ gene encoding cell division protein FtsZ, protein MVTQGYRFATEEKSQHIIKVIGVGGMGGNAVKHMYEMGMKDVDFAVCNTDRQALMSNPVEDRLQLGDGLGAGTEAKAGEEAARANIEEIRKMLASPTRMVFITAGMGGGTGTGAAPVVAEIAKEMGMLTVAVVTAPYWYEGVEKKEQALEGIEKLKKSCDTVLVVLNDKLSELYSNLTWRQAYAHADDVLANAVKSIAEIITTQGDINSDFADVKKVLERAGQSVMGSAEASGEDRAVKAIEAALNSPLLNDHDIRGAQRLLLTISSSEENSMFVWEQTAINQHVSDRIQAQARMMKVGAITDNSLGDKLRVTIIAAGFGPTTDLGEILKGTPGDLRDPEPEVAIVEEEPLVEEPTAEAEEESTVEEKREPVSVYDDEPEPVSLRGSRDRVPTDRTGDSLGVGESNKHLLSDDGRHSISEEPADRSDDAELIRKTIEAFMRGPVMDMERPTFERNHHILYERPSLPDDEFVRSNLNSVRHD, encoded by the coding sequence ATGGTGACACAAGGCTATAGATTTGCAACGGAAGAAAAAAGCCAACACATCATTAAGGTGATTGGCGTCGGGGGCATGGGGGGAAATGCCGTCAAGCACATGTATGAGATGGGCATGAAAGACGTGGATTTCGCCGTGTGCAATACCGATCGTCAGGCATTGATGAGTAACCCCGTGGAGGATCGGTTGCAACTTGGCGATGGGCTGGGCGCTGGTACAGAAGCAAAGGCCGGTGAGGAAGCGGCCCGCGCCAATATCGAAGAAATTCGCAAGATGCTGGCATCACCGACCCGGATGGTCTTTATCACGGCCGGTATGGGTGGTGGTACGGGCACCGGTGCGGCTCCGGTCGTTGCTGAAATAGCCAAAGAAATGGGTATGCTGACGGTCGCTGTCGTAACGGCACCGTACTGGTACGAAGGCGTCGAGAAAAAAGAACAGGCGCTGGAGGGTATCGAAAAGCTTAAGAAGAGCTGTGATACGGTACTCGTTGTGCTGAACGATAAACTATCGGAGTTGTACAGTAACCTGACTTGGCGTCAGGCGTACGCGCACGCCGACGATGTACTGGCCAATGCCGTAAAAAGTATCGCCGAAATCATCACGACGCAGGGCGACATCAACTCGGACTTTGCCGACGTCAAGAAAGTACTTGAGCGCGCTGGTCAGTCGGTGATGGGATCGGCGGAAGCATCCGGCGAAGACCGGGCCGTAAAAGCAATCGAAGCGGCTCTGAACTCGCCCCTGCTCAACGACCACGATATTCGGGGAGCGCAGCGCCTGCTGCTCACGATTTCGTCGAGCGAAGAAAATTCGATGTTCGTCTGGGAGCAAACGGCCATCAACCAGCACGTTTCCGACCGGATTCAGGCGCAGGCCCGAATGATGAAAGTGGGTGCTATCACCGACAATTCACTGGGCGATAAACTGCGGGTTACGATTATTGCCGCTGGTTTCGGGCCAACGACTGACCTGGGTGAAATTCTGAAAGGAACGCCCGGCGACCTGCGCGATCCCGAGCCGGAAGTGGCAATCGTGGAAGAGGAGCCGCTTGTGGAAGAGCCGACGGCCGAAGCAGAAGAAGAGTCGACCGTCGAAGAAAAACGGGAGCCGGTTAGTGTGTACGATGATGAGCCCGAGCCGGTATCGCTGCGTGGGAGCCGTGATCGGGTACCAACCGACCGTACTGGCGACTCGCTCGGCGTGGGTGAAAGTAACAAGCATCTGCTTTCCGATGATGGCCGGCACTCAATTTCGGAGGAACCCGCTGATCGATCAGACGATGCCGAACTGATTCGTAAGACCATTGAAGCCTTCATGCGGGGACCGGTGATGGACATGGAACGGCCTACTTTCGAGCGTAATCATCACATTCTGTACGAAAGACCGTCGCTGCCCGACGACGAGTTTGTCAGATCAAATCTGAACAGCGTCCGGCACGATTAA
- the accD gene encoding acetyl-CoA carboxylase, carboxyltransferase subunit beta: MSWFVRKDKGIQTPTELKREAPDGLWYQCPNCKKAMQTREHKLNAYTCIHCNYHEKVGSEAYFSILFDDNDFVELDATMISGDPLNFVDTKAYPDRIRATIAKTGLRDAVRTAYGPMNGEIVTMAVMDFSFIGGSMGSVVGEKIARAIDQAIKNRTPFLMISRSGGARMMEAGFSLMQMAKTSAKLALLSNEKLPYVSLLTDPTTGGVTASYAMLGDFNIAEPEALIGFAGPRVIRETIGKDLPKGFQSAEFVLEHGFLDFIVDRKDLKDRLSTLFSMLK, encoded by the coding sequence ATGTCCTGGTTCGTCCGAAAAGATAAAGGAATTCAAACCCCCACCGAACTGAAACGGGAAGCCCCCGACGGGTTGTGGTACCAGTGCCCAAACTGCAAAAAAGCCATGCAGACGCGGGAGCACAAACTCAACGCGTATACCTGCATTCACTGCAACTACCACGAGAAAGTTGGGTCGGAAGCGTATTTCTCCATCCTGTTCGACGATAATGACTTCGTTGAACTCGATGCGACGATGATATCGGGTGATCCGCTCAATTTCGTCGACACGAAAGCCTACCCCGACCGTATCCGGGCAACGATCGCCAAGACAGGCCTGCGCGACGCCGTTCGGACGGCCTACGGACCGATGAATGGCGAAATCGTGACAATGGCTGTGATGGACTTTTCGTTTATCGGCGGGTCAATGGGGTCGGTCGTTGGGGAAAAGATAGCCCGCGCCATCGACCAGGCTATTAAAAACCGGACACCTTTTCTGATGATATCCCGGTCAGGCGGAGCCCGGATGATGGAAGCGGGTTTTTCGTTGATGCAAATGGCAAAGACGTCGGCCAAACTGGCGCTGCTGTCGAACGAAAAACTGCCTTACGTGTCGCTGCTGACCGACCCGACAACGGGTGGCGTTACGGCGTCGTATGCCATGCTGGGCGACTTCAACATCGCGGAACCTGAGGCACTAATTGGCTTTGCTGGGCCACGGGTTATCCGCGAAACCATCGGTAAAGATCTGCCCAAAGGCTTTCAGAGCGCTGAATTTGTGCTTGAACATGGATTTCTGGATTTCATCGTCGACCGCAAAGACCTGAAAGACCGGCTATCGACGCTGTTCAGCATGCTGAAATAA
- a CDS encoding T9SS type A sorting domain-containing protein codes for MKNSLYLLLLLAGFQAQASHLSGGYIRVAPVPGQALTYTISTIVFADPQAVATRELVSLSLCLGDGTTQVVNRKSQSTTAPDGLATALLFETTYTYPGAGTYTPTVVLTNRSGLLNIPSSITSLLALTTTFIISNAFTNQTPVAASPVGGIRVGVNQRAVISLRATDADGDSLVYSLTRPLTAVTPGGCSSSILSGYLFPNEVTQQGTFVLNGRTGELIWNAPTRQGQYDIAVYINEYRNGINISQTLEEISLFAVDQPGTPVTIPAYEPASTAGIVTAVEELRDASMQLSVFPNPVEENLQVVVQSNTPSVMVVQLFDTSGRQIHRLGSRTAVRRHEQVIGMGSLSAGTYLIRAEIAGRILMEKVVKK; via the coding sequence GTGAAGAATAGCCTTTACCTTCTCTTGTTGCTCGCAGGCTTTCAGGCGCAGGCCTCTCACCTGTCGGGCGGTTATATTCGCGTTGCGCCTGTTCCCGGTCAGGCGCTTACGTACACGATATCAACGATAGTTTTTGCTGATCCGCAGGCAGTAGCAACGCGCGAGCTGGTGTCGTTGTCGCTCTGCCTGGGCGACGGTACGACGCAGGTAGTCAATCGGAAGAGTCAGTCGACAACCGCCCCGGACGGACTTGCTACGGCGCTGCTTTTTGAAACGACATACACGTATCCCGGTGCTGGCACGTACACGCCCACCGTGGTGCTGACGAATCGCTCGGGACTGCTCAATATTCCATCGTCAATTACAAGCCTATTGGCATTGACGACCACGTTCATCATCAGTAACGCGTTTACCAATCAGACACCCGTAGCCGCCAGTCCGGTCGGCGGCATTCGCGTGGGCGTCAATCAGCGGGCCGTCATTTCCCTGCGTGCCACCGATGCCGACGGCGACAGTCTGGTGTATTCACTGACCCGCCCCCTCACCGCAGTGACTCCGGGCGGTTGCAGCAGTTCGATACTCAGTGGTTATCTCTTTCCCAACGAGGTTACTCAGCAAGGCACTTTTGTGCTGAATGGCCGCACCGGCGAACTGATCTGGAACGCGCCCACACGGCAGGGGCAGTACGATATTGCCGTTTACATCAATGAATACCGGAACGGCATCAATATCAGTCAGACCCTGGAGGAGATTTCGCTGTTTGCCGTCGATCAGCCGGGTACGCCCGTTACCATCCCGGCCTACGAACCGGCTTCGACGGCTGGCATCGTAACAGCGGTGGAAGAACTGCGCGACGCATCCATGCAGCTCAGCGTGTTTCCCAATCCAGTCGAAGAAAATTTGCAGGTGGTCGTGCAGAGCAACACCCCATCCGTCATGGTTGTGCAGCTGTTCGACACCAGTGGGCGGCAAATACACCGACTTGGCTCCCGCACCGCCGTTCGTCGGCACGAGCAGGTTATCGGCATGGGAAGTCTGTCAGCCGGTACCTACCTGATCCGGGCCGAGATAGCCGGTCGTATTCTGATGGAGAAAGTTGTTAAAAAGTAA
- a CDS encoding enoyl-CoA hydratase/isomerase family protein — protein sequence MLYTAQQTTDLPETGFHYLLTSFSGHVLTITLNRPEKKNALHPPMLAEIAFALTHAQHNPAVWLIVLAAAGDTFCAGMDLKSLATGSSETPAVPEPSGPVRLGELMQQLDKPTIARVQGGVYAGGFLLVAGCTYAVAAESAVFSLPEVKRGLFPFQVLALLLDLMPARKALDLCLRAHTLSAADAQTIGLITDVAPPDQLETAVNQLVNELTQFSPTAMQFGLRARRQLKSLPSEQQQAYLYEQFVQLQQTPDAQEGMAAFLEKRPPVWSGDDSTFR from the coding sequence ATGCTATACACGGCTCAACAAACGACTGATTTGCCCGAAACGGGCTTCCATTACCTGCTTACGTCCTTCAGTGGGCACGTCCTGACGATTACGCTGAACCGACCAGAAAAAAAGAATGCCCTGCACCCGCCCATGCTGGCTGAGATAGCGTTTGCCCTGACTCACGCGCAGCACAATCCGGCTGTCTGGCTGATTGTGCTGGCAGCAGCGGGGGATACGTTCTGCGCGGGCATGGATTTGAAAAGCCTGGCGACCGGCTCCAGCGAAACACCCGCTGTGCCCGAGCCCAGCGGCCCCGTTCGGCTGGGCGAACTGATGCAGCAACTTGACAAGCCAACGATTGCGCGGGTGCAGGGGGGCGTGTATGCCGGTGGCTTTCTGCTGGTGGCGGGTTGTACATATGCTGTCGCAGCCGAATCGGCGGTGTTTAGTTTGCCCGAAGTAAAACGGGGGCTGTTTCCGTTTCAGGTGCTCGCGCTACTGCTCGATCTTATGCCCGCCCGCAAAGCACTCGACCTTTGTCTGCGCGCACATACGCTCTCGGCCGCTGATGCCCAGACGATCGGATTAATAACCGATGTCGCGCCCCCGGACCAACTGGAAACAGCTGTTAATCAATTAGTAAACGAGTTGACGCAGTTTTCGCCAACGGCTATGCAGTTCGGCCTACGGGCGCGACGGCAGTTAAAAAGCCTGCCGTCGGAGCAACAGCAGGCCTATCTGTATGAGCAGTTTGTGCAGCTTCAGCAAACACCCGATGCGCAGGAAGGCATGGCGGCTTTTCTGGAAAAACGCCCACCAGTATGGTCGGGCGACGACTCAACGTTTCGGTAG
- a CDS encoding nuclear transport factor 2 family protein, translated as MRVTPFVLVLLFTGPALAQSTEETAVRGTINKLFDGMIKADSAMLKPVFTPNARLQTVVNKQGTISISDSPISSFISRVGMAKPGLLDERLASMDIKIDGELATAWTPYVFYRQGQKDHCGVNAFTLVKLDGTWQIQGIIDTRRAENCPDLPKR; from the coding sequence ATGAGAGTTACTCCATTCGTATTAGTCCTGCTGTTTACAGGGCCGGCGCTTGCTCAATCGACCGAAGAAACGGCGGTTAGAGGCACCATCAACAAGTTATTTGATGGTATGATCAAAGCCGACTCGGCGATGCTGAAACCGGTTTTCACGCCCAACGCCCGGCTGCAAACGGTCGTGAATAAACAGGGCACCATCAGCATAAGCGATTCACCAATCAGCAGTTTTATCAGTCGTGTTGGTATGGCCAAACCAGGGCTACTCGACGAGCGGCTGGCCAGTATGGATATCAAAATCGACGGCGAACTGGCTACCGCCTGGACACCCTACGTTTTCTATCGGCAGGGACAGAAAGATCATTGCGGGGTCAACGCCTTTACGCTTGTCAAACTAGACGGCACGTGGCAGATTCAGGGCATCATCGACACCCGACGAGCCGAGAATTGCCCCGATCTACCGAAACGTTGA
- a CDS encoding DNA-methyltransferase: MQQELTFNAPTGLADIEGYKSLYETNFGKAYLADSLDLMKALPSESINLVITSPPYALHFKKEYGNVSKAEYVDWFLEFAKEIKRILTNDGSFVLNIGGSFNKGEPTRSLYHYKLLIELVETIGFKLAQELFWYNPAKMPVPAEWVTVRRIRVKDSVENVFWLSKTTSPKANNRNVLRPYSADMLRLNKKGLNKTSRPSGHNINESFTKVDAGGSIPSNVIDETFEENTIDSMMRFGNNSANDIYTKKCKENGIKIHPARFPAALPEFFIKLLTEESDTVLDPFAGSNTTGAVAERLNRQWISVDLDSNYLEASKFRFDKTIIGT, encoded by the coding sequence TTGCAACAAGAATTGACTTTCAATGCCCCGACGGGACTTGCTGATATTGAGGGATATAAATCTCTTTATGAAACCAATTTTGGGAAAGCGTATTTAGCTGATTCATTGGACTTAATGAAGGCACTGCCTTCAGAGTCGATAAATCTAGTCATTACGTCACCGCCGTATGCACTGCATTTTAAAAAGGAATACGGTAATGTCAGCAAAGCAGAGTATGTGGACTGGTTTTTAGAATTCGCAAAAGAAATCAAACGTATACTGACCAACGACGGTAGCTTTGTCTTGAATATAGGTGGCAGTTTCAATAAAGGAGAACCGACTAGATCCCTTTACCATTACAAACTTCTTATTGAGCTTGTTGAAACAATTGGCTTCAAATTAGCTCAAGAGTTATTTTGGTACAATCCAGCTAAAATGCCTGTTCCCGCCGAGTGGGTAACAGTTCGCCGTATCCGGGTTAAAGATTCGGTCGAAAATGTGTTCTGGTTAAGTAAAACGACGTCACCCAAAGCCAACAACCGTAATGTACTTCGTCCATACAGCGCTGACATGCTACGTCTTAATAAGAAGGGGCTTAATAAAACTAGTAGACCGTCTGGGCATAATATTAATGAAAGCTTTACTAAGGTTGATGCCGGCGGCTCAATTCCATCGAACGTAATAGATGAAACTTTTGAGGAGAATACTATTGATAGTATGATGCGTTTTGGGAATAATTCTGCCAACGATATTTACACAAAGAAATGTAAAGAAAACGGCATTAAAATTCATCCAGCTCGTTTTCCGGCAGCATTGCCTGAATTTTTCATAAAACTTCTCACTGAAGAAAGCGATACTGTATTGGACCCTTTTGCTGGCTCAAATACAACAGGTGCTGTAGCAGAACGATTGAATAGACAATGGATAAGCGTTGATTTGGATTCTAACTACCTAGAGGCAAGTAAATTTAGATTTGATAAAACTATTATAGGTACATAG
- a CDS encoding helix-turn-helix domain-containing protein, with product MEQNSKIDEWITQAEAARIRGVSRQSINKLVKAGRLDTFTIGGSVFVNSKQIAHFQPSPKGRKKALDHE from the coding sequence ATGGAACAAAACTCTAAAATTGACGAATGGATAACGCAGGCAGAAGCTGCTCGAATCAGAGGAGTTTCAAGGCAGTCAATTAATAAACTAGTAAAAGCTGGCAGACTTGACACATTTACAATTGGGGGTTCAGTTTTTGTAAACAGCAAGCAAATCGCACACTTTCAGCCTTCTCCTAAAGGGCGAAAAAAAGCATTAGATCATGAATGA
- the xylA gene encoding xylose isomerase, giving the protein MSLTLTLGDKAYFPFVEKPIAYEGRESDNPLAFKFYDPSRTILGKPMKDLFRFAVAYWHTFCGTGNDPFGPGVKHFPWDAMAGNDPLGAAHQKMDAAFEFITKMGMEFYCFHDIDVAPEGNSNSEFEKNFRAIVDYAKQKQAASGVKLLWGTANLFSHERYMNGASTNPDFHVLAHGGWQVKNAIDATIELGGAGYTFWGGREGYMSLLNTNMKREQEHLGRFLQMSRDYARKQGFKGAFYIEPKPMEPTKHQYDFDAATVVGFLNKFGLQDDFELNLETNHATLANHTFAHELQVAVDNNMLGSIDANRGDYQNGWDTDQFPVDVYELTEAMLVILEAGGFKSGGVNFDAKTRRNSTDLEDIFIAHIGGMDTFARAAIAAEAILEKSSYKKLRAERYASYDSAEGARFEKGELTLEDLRNYAMTNGEPKQISGKQELYEMIVNQYI; this is encoded by the coding sequence ATGTCTTTGACCTTAACACTAGGCGACAAAGCCTATTTCCCGTTTGTCGAGAAGCCGATCGCTTACGAAGGCCGCGAATCCGATAATCCGCTGGCATTTAAGTTTTACGATCCCAGTCGTACGATTCTGGGTAAACCCATGAAGGACCTGTTCCGGTTTGCGGTAGCGTACTGGCACACCTTCTGCGGCACAGGTAATGACCCGTTCGGACCAGGCGTTAAACACTTCCCGTGGGACGCCATGGCTGGCAACGACCCACTGGGGGCTGCGCACCAGAAAATGGATGCGGCTTTCGAGTTCATCACCAAGATGGGCATGGAGTTCTATTGCTTCCACGACATCGACGTAGCACCCGAAGGCAACTCGAACAGCGAGTTCGAGAAGAACTTCCGCGCCATCGTCGATTACGCTAAGCAAAAGCAAGCAGCCAGCGGTGTGAAACTACTGTGGGGCACGGCTAACCTGTTCTCGCACGAGCGGTACATGAACGGTGCCAGCACCAACCCTGATTTTCACGTACTGGCTCACGGCGGCTGGCAGGTGAAAAACGCCATCGACGCTACGATTGAGCTGGGTGGCGCGGGCTACACGTTCTGGGGAGGCCGCGAGGGCTACATGTCGCTGCTGAACACCAACATGAAGCGCGAACAGGAGCACCTGGGCCGTTTCCTGCAAATGAGCCGCGATTACGCCCGCAAGCAAGGCTTCAAAGGTGCATTCTACATCGAGCCAAAGCCGATGGAGCCTACCAAGCACCAGTACGATTTCGACGCAGCTACGGTTGTTGGCTTCCTCAACAAGTTTGGCTTGCAGGATGATTTCGAACTCAACCTGGAAACCAACCACGCTACGCTGGCAAACCACACGTTTGCTCACGAGCTTCAGGTAGCCGTCGACAACAACATGCTGGGTAGTATCGACGCCAACCGGGGCGACTACCAAAACGGCTGGGATACCGACCAGTTCCCCGTCGACGTGTACGAACTGACCGAAGCTATGCTGGTCATTCTGGAAGCGGGTGGTTTTAAATCGGGTGGTGTAAACTTCGACGCCAAGACCCGGCGTAACTCGACCGATCTGGAAGACATCTTTATCGCCCACATCGGCGGTATGGATACGTTTGCCCGCGCGGCCATCGCTGCCGAAGCGATCCTGGAAAAATCGTCGTATAAAAAGCTGCGCGCTGAACGCTACGCCAGCTACGATTCTGCGGAAGGTGCTCGCTTTGAAAAAGGTGAACTGACGCTGGAAGACCTGCGCAACTACGCTATGACCAACGGCGAACCAAAGCAGATCAGCGGCAAGCAGGAACTGTACGAAATGATTGTAAATCAATACATTTAG
- a CDS encoding putative periplasmic lipoprotein, translated as MKTIITLLIAGLLVTACSPKAQLVTLRGTNLRPVADQGLVMDTDTLTLRYSFTEERGQMHILLVNKLNRPLYVDWKRSSFIIGKEKLDYWYDVADVNLGTSSVSSWHGRYTVGSINGVISKDDAVGFIPPGTQLEKRQFVVYPNGSIRLPGQPEIIEEASKTIGRKKPVPVDVYTYQPDQSPLQFRNYLTLSTDKDFKTEFHIDTKFWASDIRVMPASQLTGVALHEYESDEYSGSYTVPIPFKKPDGFFIRLPIQ; from the coding sequence ATGAAAACGATAATCACCCTGTTGATAGCTGGCCTGCTGGTTACCGCCTGTTCGCCCAAGGCACAGCTCGTTACGCTGCGTGGTACAAATCTCCGGCCTGTTGCTGATCAGGGCCTGGTCATGGACACCGATACGCTAACCCTGCGCTATAGTTTTACGGAGGAGCGCGGACAGATGCATATTCTGCTGGTCAATAAGCTGAACCGCCCGCTATATGTCGACTGGAAGCGGTCGTCGTTTATTATCGGAAAGGAAAAGCTGGATTACTGGTACGACGTCGCTGATGTTAATCTCGGCACATCGTCGGTCAGTAGCTGGCATGGTCGATACACGGTTGGCTCGATCAACGGGGTTATTTCTAAAGATGATGCCGTTGGGTTTATCCCGCCCGGTACGCAACTGGAGAAGCGGCAGTTTGTGGTCTATCCAAACGGCTCCATACGGCTACCGGGCCAGCCGGAAATTATTGAGGAAGCTTCCAAAACCATAGGCCGTAAAAAACCGGTTCCCGTCGACGTGTATACGTATCAGCCCGATCAGTCGCCCCTGCAATTCCGTAACTACCTGACGTTGTCGACAGATAAGGATTTCAAGACTGAATTTCACATCGACACCAAATTCTGGGCATCCGACATACGGGTCATGCCCGCCAGCCAGTTAACAGGCGTTGCGCTGCACGAGTATGAGAGTGATGAATACTCGGGTAGCTACACGGTTCCCATCCCGTTTAAGAAACCGGACGGTTTCTTTATCAGACTCCCAATCCAGTAG